In a genomic window of Helianthus annuus cultivar XRQ/B chromosome 10, HanXRQr2.0-SUNRISE, whole genome shotgun sequence:
- the LOC110884402 gene encoding peroxidase P7-like: MVKMNVICFLSLFLSLILSIATASSNSGLSSSYYDRVCPEALPTIKRVVEDALAQERRMGASLLRLHFHDCFVNGCDASILLDQTSTIDSEKNAGPNANSARGFEVIDKIKDEVDKVCGHHVVSCADILTVAARDSVVGLGGPSWKVKLGRRDSTTASQTAANANIPAPSMDLPALIKNFEDQGLDEEDLVVLSGAHTLGFAQCRTFRPRIYSDSNIDPAFASHLRAICPQVGGDLTLAPLDPTPSSFDVKYFSNLVSKKGLLNSDQALLSGGETAELVSKYSGSHEEFWEDFAESMIKMGDIKPLTGNRGEIRNNCRKVNSEY; encoded by the exons ATGGTGAAGATGAATGTCATATGCTTCTtatctctttttctttctctcaTTCTTTCTATTGCTACAGCATCCTCAAACTCAGGTTTGTCATCAAGTTACTATGACCGAGTGTGCCCTGAAGCTCTCCCGACCATCAAACGTGTGGTGGAGGATGCATTGGCACAAGAACGCCGCATGGGCGCTTCTCTATTGCGTCTTCATTTTCATGATTGTTTTGTTAAC GGATGTGATGCTTCCATACTTTTGGATCAAACGTCAACAATAGATAGTGAGAAAAATGCAGGTCCTAATGCAAATTCAGCCCGGGGATTCGAGGTTATTGACAAAATCAAAGATGAGGTCGACAAAGTTTGTGGTCACCATGTGGTTTCTTGTGCTGATATATTAACTGTTGCTGCACGTGATTCGGTCGTTGGG CTTGGTGGCCCATCATGGAAAGTCAAGCTTGGAAGAAGAGACTCAACCACCGCTAGCCAAACCGCAGCTAATGCCAACATCCCAGCACCATCCATGGACTTACCGGCCCTAATAAAAAACTTCGAGGATCAAGGGCTAGATGAGGAGGACTTGGTTGTACTTTCAGGTGCCCACACCTTAGGGTTTGCTCAGTGTCGAACCTTTAGGCCTCGTATTTACAGTGATAGCAACATAGATCCAGCCTTTGCGAGCCACCTTCGAGCCATTTGCCCACAAGTTGGCGGTGACTTAACGCTTGCACCACTTGACCCGACACCAAGCTCGTTTGAcgtaaaatatttttctaatttGGTGAGTAAAAAAGGGCTTTTGAACTCTGATCAAGCACTATTAAGTGGTGGTGAAACTGCTGAGCTTGTTTCGAAGTACAGTGGTTCCCACGAAGAGTTTTGGGAGGATTTCGCAGAATCTATGATCAAAATGGGTGATATAAAGCCATTAACAGGGAATAGAGGTGAAATTCGCAATAACTGCAGAAAAGTTAATTCGGAATATTAA
- the LOC110884403 gene encoding peroxidase P7-like translates to MEKMNIRSLLYLFVSLISCIATASSNSGLSSHYYDRICPEALPTIKRVVEDALAQEQRMGASLLRLHFHDCFVNGCDGSILLDQTPTIDSEKNAAPNANSARGFEVIDKIKDEVDKVCGRPVVSCADILAVAARDSVVALGGPSWKVRLGRRDSTTASQSAANANIPAPSMNLPALIKNFEDQGLDEEDLVVLSGAHTLGFAQCRNFRDRIYNETNIDPAFVSHLQTICPQVGGDSRLAPLDPTPNSFDVKYFSSLASKKGLLSSDQALLDGGETAELVLKYSGDAEEFWEDFAESMIKMGDIKPLTGNRGEIRNDCRKVN, encoded by the exons ATGGAGAAGATGAACATCAGAAGTTTATTATATCTTTTTGTTTCTCTCATTTCTTGTATTGCCACCGCATCCTCAAACTCAGGTTTGTCATCACATTATTATGATCGCATATGCCCTGAAGCTCTTCCGACCATCAAACGTGTGGTGGAGGATGCATTGGCACAAGAGCAACGCATGGGTGCATCTCTATTACGTCTGCATTTTCATGATTGTTTTGTTAAT GGATGTGATGGTTCCATTCTTTTGGATCAAACACCTACAATAGACAGCGAGAAAAATGCAGCTCCGAACGCAAATTCAGCTAGAGGATTCGAGGTTATTGACAAAATCAAGGATGAGGTCGACAAAGTTTGTGGCCGCCCGGTGGTGTCATGTGCAGATATCTTAGCTGTTGCCGCTCGTGATTCTGTTGTTGCG CTTGGTGGCCCATCATGGAAAGTCAGGCTCGGAAGAAGAGACTCAACCACCGCTAGCCAAAGCGCAGCTAACGCTAACATCCCGGCACCGTCCATGAACTTACCTGCCCTTATAAAAAACTTTGAGGACCAAGGGCTCGACGAGGAGGACTTAGTTGTGCTTTCAGGAGCACACACCTTAGGGTTTGCTCAGTGTCGAAACTTTAGGGATCGTATTTACAACGAGACCAACATTGATCCAGCCTTCGTGAGCCACCTTCAGACCATTTGTCCACAAGTTGGGGGCGACTCAAGGCTCGCACCACTTGACCCGACACCAAACTCGTTTGATGTGAAATACTTTTCCAGTTTGGCGAGTAAAAAAGGACTTTTGAGCTCTGATCAAGCACTCTTGGATGGTGGTGAAACTGCTGAACTTGTTTTGAAATACAGTGGGGACGCCGAAGAGTTCTGGGAGGATTTTGCAGAGTCTATGATTAAAATGGGTGATATAAAGCCATTAACAGGGAATAGAGGTGAAATTCGCAACGATTGTAGAAAAGTTAATTAA